One region of Pseudodesulfovibrio senegalensis genomic DNA includes:
- a CDS encoding ABC transporter ATP-binding protein: protein MSLITIDEMTQRFGGLQAVSKFEMELEGGELVGLIGPNGAGKTTIFNLVSGFYQPTEGSITFDGKDTRGLKPHQVTAMGVARTFQNIRLWHDMSVLDNIRVAQHYRLGYSVFDSFLRTRRYRKGEARIDGIAWEMLEAMDLKEFAHELPTNLPYGLQRRVEIARAMSTKPKLLLLDEPAAGLNSADVEGLIKLVRWIHDNFDITIWMIEHQMKVVMSLCQYIKCIDFGATIAEGTPEQIQNDPTVIKAYLGDDNI, encoded by the coding sequence ATGTCACTGATTACCATAGACGAGATGACGCAGCGCTTCGGCGGGCTGCAGGCGGTTTCCAAGTTCGAAATGGAGCTTGAGGGCGGCGAGCTGGTGGGGCTGATCGGTCCCAACGGCGCGGGCAAGACCACCATCTTCAACCTCGTGTCCGGGTTCTACCAGCCCACCGAGGGTTCCATCACCTTTGACGGAAAGGACACGCGCGGGCTCAAGCCGCATCAGGTAACGGCCATGGGCGTTGCCCGCACGTTCCAGAACATCCGGCTCTGGCACGACATGAGCGTGCTGGACAACATCCGCGTCGCCCAGCACTACCGGCTGGGGTATTCGGTGTTCGATTCGTTCCTGCGCACCAGACGGTACCGCAAGGGCGAGGCGCGCATCGACGGCATTGCCTGGGAAATGCTGGAGGCCATGGACCTCAAGGAATTCGCGCATGAACTGCCCACCAACCTGCCCTACGGGTTGCAGCGCCGCGTGGAAATAGCCCGGGCCATGTCCACCAAGCCCAAGCTGCTGCTGCTGGACGAGCCTGCCGCGGGCCTGAACTCCGCGGACGTGGAAGGGCTCATCAAGCTGGTGCGCTGGATTCATGACAATTTCGACATCACCATATGGATGATCGAACACCAGATGAAGGTGGTCATGAGCCTGTGCCAGTACATCAAGTGCATCGACTTCGGCGCAACCATCGCCGAGGGCACGCCCGAACAGATTCAGAACGATCCCACGGTCATCAAGGCGTATCTGGGAGACGACAACATATGA
- a CDS encoding ABC transporter ATP-binding protein produces MSKLLEIRDLKVKYGNIEALHGVSLYVDKGEIVTLIGANGAGKSTTLMSISRLPPPEAPKVIEGDILYDGQSLLDWVPDKIVADLHLALVPEGRRIFGNLSVEENLRLATYARKDTPTDVERDYKRVYSLFPRLHERRKQQSESLSGGEQQMLAVGRALMSGCTFIMLDEPSMGLAPLLMYDMFRALKELNREGMTILLIEQNANLALKFADRGYVIDTGEIVAQGPSDQLMDDPEVKKAYLGG; encoded by the coding sequence ATGAGTAAGCTACTTGAAATCAGGGACCTCAAGGTCAAATACGGCAACATCGAAGCCCTGCATGGTGTTTCCCTGTACGTGGACAAGGGCGAGATCGTTACGCTTATCGGCGCGAACGGGGCGGGTAAATCCACCACGCTCATGTCCATTTCGCGATTGCCCCCGCCCGAGGCTCCCAAGGTGATCGAAGGCGACATCCTGTATGACGGACAATCCCTGCTGGACTGGGTGCCGGACAAGATCGTGGCCGACCTGCACCTTGCGCTGGTGCCCGAGGGCAGGCGCATCTTCGGCAACCTTTCGGTGGAGGAGAACCTGCGGCTGGCTACCTATGCCCGCAAGGACACGCCCACGGACGTGGAGCGCGATTACAAGCGCGTCTACTCGCTGTTTCCGCGCCTGCACGAGCGGCGCAAGCAGCAGAGCGAGTCCCTTTCCGGCGGCGAGCAGCAGATGCTGGCCGTGGGCCGCGCGCTCATGTCCGGGTGCACCTTCATCATGCTGGACGAGCCGAGCATGGGGCTGGCCCCGCTGCTCATGTACGACATGTTCCGCGCCCTCAAGGAATTGAACAGGGAAGGCATGACCATTCTGCTCATCGAGCAGAACGCCAACCTTGCGCTCAAGTTCGCGGACCGCGGGTATGTCATCGACACCGGCGAAATCGTGGCGCAGGGACCGAGCGACCAGCTCATGGACGACCCGGAAGTCAAAAAGGCCTATTTGGGCGGGTAG